GCTGCACGCCTGCTGCCACAACCCGACCGGCGTCGACCTGAGCCCGGCCGACTGGCAGAACGTGCTGGACGTGATCAAGGCCAAGAACCTGGTGCCGTTCCTCGACATGGCCTACCAGGGCTTTGGCGACGGCATCCACGAAGACGCCGCCGCCGTACGCCTGTTCGCTGAATCGGGCCTGACCTTCTTTGTGTCCAGCTCGTTCTCCAAGTCGTTCTCCCTGTACGGCGAACGGGTGGGCGCACTGTCCATCGTCGGCGACTCCAAGGAAGAAAGCGCGCGCATCCTGTCCCAGGTCAAACGCGTGATCCGCACCAACTACTCCAACCCGCCAACCCACGGCGCGGCGATCGTTGCAGCGGTACTGAACAACCCTGAACTGCGCGCCCAGTGGGAAGCCGAACTGGCCGAAATGCGCCTGCGCATCCGTGGCATGCGCGAGCAGATGGTGGCCGAACTGGCCAAGGCTGCTCCGGGCCACGACTTCAGCTTCGTCGGCCGCCAGCGTGGGATGTTCTCCTACTCCGGCCTGACCGTTGAGCAAGTCACCCGCTTGCGCAGCGAGTTCGGCATCTACGCCCTCGACACTGGCCGTATCTGTGTGGCGGCGTTGAACCAGTCGAACATTGATGCAGTCACAAAGGCAATCGTTCAGGTGCTGTAAACCTGCAGCTGTTGCACCAGAAGGGGAAGCCGATGGCTTCCCCTTTTTCGTCTCCAGCCCCTAGACTGAACCTTGACCGCCCCTTTGCTGTGAGAATGCTATGAGAAACGACGACCTGGACCTGCGCGCCGACCGCGACGAACTGCATGACTACGCT
The genomic region above belongs to Pseudomonas azotoformans and contains:
- a CDS encoding amino acid aminotransferase gives rise to the protein MSLFSAVEMAPRDPILGLNEAFNADTRTTKVNLGVGVYCNEEGKIPLLRAVAEAEAIRVAQHAARGYLPIDGIAAYDKAVQTLLFGAESPLLNAGRVTTVQAVGGTGALKLGADFLKQLLPNAVVAISDPSWENHRALFETAGFPVQNYRYYDAATHDVNRAGLLEDLNALPPQSIVVLHACCHNPTGVDLSPADWQNVLDVIKAKNLVPFLDMAYQGFGDGIHEDAAAVRLFAESGLTFFVSSSFSKSFSLYGERVGALSIVGDSKEESARILSQVKRVIRTNYSNPPTHGAAIVAAVLNNPELRAQWEAELAEMRLRIRGMREQMVAELAKAAPGHDFSFVGRQRGMFSYSGLTVEQVTRLRSEFGIYALDTGRICVAALNQSNIDAVTKAIVQVL